The following DNA comes from Photobacterium sp. DA100.
GATTTCGCCTACCACATTCACTCGGAAGTCGGCCACCGTTGTATTGGTGCCAAGGTTGAGGGGCGGATTGTGCCGTTTACCTACAACCTTCAGATGGGTGATCAGGTCGAGATTATCACCCAGAAAGAGCCGAACCCGTCACGCGACTGGCTGAACCCGAATTTGGGTTTTGTCAATTCCAGCCGCGCCCGCTCCAAGGTCCATGCCTGGTTCCGCAAGCAGGATCGCGATAAGAATATTTTGGCTGGCCGCGAGATCTTGGAGATCGAGCTGGTCAAGATTGGCGCGACCATGAAAGATGCCGAGGCCTATGCGCTCAAGCGCTTCAACGTCAACTCGACCGATGAGCTGTTTGCCGGGATCGGCAGCGGTGACCTGCGTATCAACCAGGTCATCAACCATATCAATGCCCTGGTCAACAAGCCCACTGCCGAGGAAGAAGATCAGCAACTGCTTGAGAAACTGACCGAAGCCAGCAGCAAACCGGCGACCACCAAGAAGCCGCAGCGTGATGCCGTCGTGGTGGAAGGGGTGGATAACCTGATGACCCACCTTGCCCGCTGTTGCCAGCCAATTCCGGGGGATGATATCCAGGGCTTCGTCACTCAGGGGCGGGGGATTTCGGTTCACCGCAGTGACTGTGAGCAGCTTGAAGAGCTGCGCCATGTTGCGCCGGAGCGGATCATTGACACGGTGTGGGGCGGCGGCTTTGTCGGTAACTACCACATCACAGTTAGGGTCACCGCGGCTGAGCGTAACGGCCTGCTCAAGGAGCTGACCAATACCCTGGCCAACGAGAAAGTCAAAGTGGCGGGCATGAAGAGCCGGGTCGATTACAAGAAGCAGATGTCGATCATGGATTTCGATATCGAGCTGACCGATCTTGAAGTGTTGAGCCGGGTACTCAAACGCATCGAGCAGGTGAGAGACGTCGCCGAAGCGAAAAGGCTCCACTAAGCCGTATTATGATGACAAAAGCGGGAGCCGAGGCTGCCGCTTTTTTCTTTTGTAGACAGAGAAGAGTTCAATGAGCAAGACACAGCGTCCTATCGAACAACTGGTTGAGATCATGGCCAAGCTACGCGATCCGCAGCAGGGCTGCCCGTGGGACTTGAAACAGACCTTTGCCACAATCGTGCCGCATACCCTGGAAGAAGCCTATGAAGTCGCCGATGCCATCGAGCAGCAGAACTGGGATGATGTCCGCGAGGAGCTGGGCGATCTGCTGTTCCAGGTCATTTTCTACAGCCAGCTGGGCAAGGAGCAGGGGCTGTTTGACTTTGATGATGTGGTCGAGGGGATCAACGAAAAGCTTACCCGTCGCCATCCCCATGTGTTTTCTGATACCGAGTTTGCCAGCGAGGCGGCCATTAACGCTAACTGGGAGGCCGAGAAAGCCAAGGAGCGCGCCAGTAAGGGCAGCGATGACAGTATTCTGGCCAATATTCCCCGCGCCCTGCCAGCACTCAGCCGGGCTGACAAAATCCAGAAGCGCTGTGCCAAGCACGGTTTTGACTGGGATACCCTGGGCCCGGTGGTCGACAAGGTGCAGGAGGAGATTGACGAGGTGATGGAAGAGGTCATCCAGGCGTCACCGGATCAGGATAGAATCGAAGAGGAAATGGGGGACTTGCTGTTCGCGGTGGCCAACTTCAGCCGCCATGTGCAGGTCAAGCCGGAAGTCGCCTTGCAGCGGGCCAACCAGAAATTCGAGCGCCGTTTTCGCGAAGTGGAGAAAACTGTGCTAGAAAAAGGGAAGCGCCTTGACGATTGTTCGCTGGAGTACCTGGATGCAATCTGGGACGAGGTCAAGCGCAACGAGCTGAAGACAAAGTGATCTAGGTGAAGAGGATACGGGCGGCCGAACCGGGGAATGGTCAATCTATAGTCACCTAGTTTAGTAGAATTGATTTGAAACAAAAAAAAACCAAACGTGCTGTGATAGTTTTCACGTTGTGGCGATAAAGTGTGTCTGGTATACTAATTTCCCGTCCAGATACTTTTTATATCCTCTATACCAATCTTCCAGGTAAAACATGACGACGAATTACATTTTTGTTACGGGCGGGGTCGTATCCTCACTAGGTAAAGGTATTGCTGCTGCATCGCTGGCGGCTATTCTAGAAGCACGTGGTCTGAAAGTGACCATGATGAAACTAGACCCTTACATCAACGTTGACCCAGGCACAATGAGCCCGATTCAGCATGGTGAAGTATTCGTAACGGAAGACGGTGCAGAGACTGACCTTGACCTAGGTCACTATGAGCGTTTCATCCGTACCAAGATGACCAAGCGCAACAACTTCACTGCGGGACGTGTTTACGCCGATGTACTGCGTAAAGAGCGTCGCGGTGACTACCTAGGTGCAACGATTCAGGTAATCCCACACATCACCAACGCGATCAAAGAACGTGTTATTGCTGGTGCTGAAGGCCACGACGTCGCTATCGTCGAAGTAGGCGGCACAGTAGGTGATATCGAATCTCTACCTTTCATGGAAGCTATCCGTCAGCTGGCTGTTGAACTAGGCCGCGAGCGCGCGATGTTCATGCACCTGACGCTGGTTCCATACTTGGCGGCTGCTGGCGAAGTGAAGACCAAGCCAACTCAGCACTCAGTTAAAGAACTGCTTTCTATCGGTATCCAGCCAGACGTGCTGATCTGTCGTTCAGACCGCATGATCCCGGCTAACGAACGTGCCAAGATCGCACTGTTCTGTAATGTGCCAGAGAAAGCGGTTATCTCCATGAAAGACGTAGACTCTATCTACAAGATCCCACAGCTTATCAAGGCTCAGGGCTTGGATGACCTAGTATGCCAGCGCTTTGGCATCACGGCTCCAGAAGCCGATCTGGCCGAGTGGGAGCAGGTGATCTACGAAGAAGCCAACCCGACTGCCGAAGTGACTATCGGTATGGTTGGTAAGTACATCGAACTACCGGACGCGTACAAGTCAGTGAACGAAGCACTGAAGCATGCAGGCCTGAAAAACCGCCTGTCTGTGAAGATCAAGTACGTGGATTCTCAGGATGTTGAGTCAAAAGGTACGGAAGTACTGGAAGGCCTTGATGCAATCCTGGTTCCTGGTGGCTTCGGCGGCCGTGGTGTAGAAGGTAAGATCCTGACTGCACAGTACGCCCGTGAAAACAAAATTCCTTACCTTGGCATCTGCCTGGGTATGCAGGTGGCACTGATCGAGTTTGCTCGTAACGTTGCAGGCCTTGAAGGCGCTCACTCAACCGAGTTCGATGCTCAGTCCAAGCACCCAGTGGTTGGTTTGATCACCGAGTGGGTTGACGGTGAAGGTAACGTTGAAGAGCGTACCGAAAAATCAGACCTTGGCGGAACTATGCGCCTAGGCTCTCAGCTTTGCCACCTAGCGGAAGGTTCAAAAGCGCGTGAACTATACGGTAACCCAACTGTACACGAGCGCCACCGCCACCGCTACGAAGTAAACAACAACTACGTCGCTCAACTTGAGAAGGCGGGTTTGAAGATTTCTGGTCTGTCTGCAGACAAGAAACTGGTGGAAATCATCGAGAACCCGAACCACCCATGGTTCGTGGCTGCTCAGTTCCACCCAGAGTTCACCTCAACGCCTCGCGATGGCCACCCTCTATTCGAAGGCTTCGTGAAAGCGGCTGGCGAAAACCAGCGTGGTGAGCTGAACAAGTAAGGATTACGGATAGCTGCGGCGGGTGTTAGCTGCAGCTATTTTTTTAGCTTTTAATTTGAAGATAAAGCAAGAGGAAACACAATGTCTAAGATCGTTAAAGTTCTAGGTCGTGAAATTAT
Coding sequences within:
- the mazG gene encoding nucleoside triphosphate pyrophosphohydrolase, coding for MSKTQRPIEQLVEIMAKLRDPQQGCPWDLKQTFATIVPHTLEEAYEVADAIEQQNWDDVREELGDLLFQVIFYSQLGKEQGLFDFDDVVEGINEKLTRRHPHVFSDTEFASEAAINANWEAEKAKERASKGSDDSILANIPRALPALSRADKIQKRCAKHGFDWDTLGPVVDKVQEEIDEVMEEVIQASPDQDRIEEEMGDLLFAVANFSRHVQVKPEVALQRANQKFERRFREVEKTVLEKGKRLDDCSLEYLDAIWDEVKRNELKTK
- a CDS encoding CTP synthase: MTTNYIFVTGGVVSSLGKGIAAASLAAILEARGLKVTMMKLDPYINVDPGTMSPIQHGEVFVTEDGAETDLDLGHYERFIRTKMTKRNNFTAGRVYADVLRKERRGDYLGATIQVIPHITNAIKERVIAGAEGHDVAIVEVGGTVGDIESLPFMEAIRQLAVELGRERAMFMHLTLVPYLAAAGEVKTKPTQHSVKELLSIGIQPDVLICRSDRMIPANERAKIALFCNVPEKAVISMKDVDSIYKIPQLIKAQGLDDLVCQRFGITAPEADLAEWEQVIYEEANPTAEVTIGMVGKYIELPDAYKSVNEALKHAGLKNRLSVKIKYVDSQDVESKGTEVLEGLDAILVPGGFGGRGVEGKILTAQYARENKIPYLGICLGMQVALIEFARNVAGLEGAHSTEFDAQSKHPVVGLITEWVDGEGNVEERTEKSDLGGTMRLGSQLCHLAEGSKARELYGNPTVHERHRHRYEVNNNYVAQLEKAGLKISGLSADKKLVEIIENPNHPWFVAAQFHPEFTSTPRDGHPLFEGFVKAAGENQRGELNK